In one window of Poriferisphaera corsica DNA:
- a CDS encoding Gfo/Idh/MocA family protein — translation MLKVGLIDHHLDNFHTNIFLDLFKNELKDEEIVFAFAYESDEANQEKDWCAENGVERCGSIEEVIEKADALMVLAPDNIDDHLALGKAACASGKRVYIDKYLSNSYSDAKELIDTCQANGTEMISSSSLRFCEGVEKIAGELDGEVSWMQAKGPGSWPWYACHTLAPVLRLMGDDVEKVIHTGSEDNITVTLKYRDGRSAMILVNDSENMWDHYGWEFTVKVGKELTRFEPGDHRVFYGNMMKEVARFFKTGETCITIGMLEMESWLYQAVADSLANGNEWIARD, via the coding sequence ATGCTAAAAGTCGGGCTTATTGATCATCATTTGGACAATTTTCACACGAATATCTTTCTTGATCTATTTAAGAATGAGCTGAAAGATGAGGAGATTGTGTTTGCGTTTGCTTATGAATCAGATGAAGCGAATCAAGAAAAGGATTGGTGTGCTGAAAATGGAGTGGAGCGTTGTGGGTCGATTGAGGAGGTTATAGAGAAGGCGGATGCACTGATGGTGTTGGCGCCGGACAATATTGATGACCATTTGGCCTTAGGTAAGGCGGCTTGCGCGAGTGGCAAGCGTGTTTACATTGATAAGTATTTGTCGAACTCGTATTCGGATGCGAAGGAGTTGATTGATACATGCCAAGCGAATGGGACGGAAATGATTAGTTCGTCATCGCTGCGGTTTTGTGAGGGTGTGGAAAAGATAGCTGGGGAGTTGGATGGTGAAGTGAGTTGGATGCAAGCGAAGGGGCCGGGGAGTTGGCCGTGGTATGCGTGTCATACGCTGGCGCCGGTATTGCGTTTGATGGGTGATGATGTTGAGAAGGTGATCCATACGGGGTCGGAAGACAATATTACGGTGACTTTGAAATATCGGGATGGTCGAAGTGCGATGATTCTGGTGAATGATTCAGAGAATATGTGGGATCATTATGGTTGGGAGTTTACGGTCAAGGTTGGTAAGGAGTTGACGCGGTTTGAGCCGGGTGATCATCGTGTGTTTTATGGCAATATGATGAAGGAAGTGGCGAGATTCTTCAAGACGGGCGAAACTTGCATCACGATTGGCATGTTGGAGATGGAGAGCTGGTTGTATCAGGCGGTGGCTGATTCATTGGCAAATGGTAATGAGTGGATTGCAAGAGATTGA
- a CDS encoding nicotinate phosphoribosyltransferase, translating to MATGKLYKHSLALLTDLYQLTMAFGYWKLGREKEEAIFNLVFREHPFNGGYTITAGLETIIGFLSDLEFDQDDVDYLATLQGNDNKPLFESGFLDYLSNMRFECDIDAMPEGTVAFPHEPMLRITGPILQCQILETALLNMISYQTLIASKAARVCAAAKDEPVLEFGLRRAQGIDGGIAASRAAYIGGCIGTSNVLAGKLYGIPVRGTHAHSWVMSFDDELESFDAYAKALPNNCVFLVDTYDTIQGIKNAIIIGHKLRDRGHTLAGVRLDSGDLAYLSIEARKLLDDAGFPDAAIVASNDLDEFIIDSLKRQDAKINVWGVGTKLATAYDQPALGGVLKLSAIRLPGQDWQYKVKLSEQTTKISNPGILQVRRYHDRSGFIADMIYDEQLGPGDLPIIIDPNDPTRRKRITTNPPYEDLLVPVFRKGELVYDPPSLSRIRQRVQAQIGSLHPTIRRYMNPHTYPAGLEQRLHQLRTELILNARGYTEPPSNQ from the coding sequence ATGGCGACCGGCAAACTATATAAACACTCACTCGCACTATTGACTGATCTCTATCAGCTCACCATGGCTTTCGGCTATTGGAAGCTGGGCCGCGAAAAAGAAGAAGCCATCTTTAACCTCGTTTTCCGGGAACACCCATTCAACGGCGGCTACACCATCACTGCCGGCCTCGAAACGATCATCGGCTTCCTTTCAGATCTCGAATTCGATCAAGACGATGTCGATTATCTCGCAACACTACAAGGCAACGACAACAAACCTCTTTTCGAATCTGGATTCCTCGATTATCTCTCTAACATGCGCTTTGAATGCGATATCGATGCCATGCCCGAAGGAACCGTTGCCTTCCCGCATGAACCCATGCTTCGAATTACCGGCCCAATTCTGCAATGCCAAATACTCGAAACCGCACTCCTGAACATGATCAGCTATCAAACACTCATCGCTTCCAAAGCGGCCCGAGTCTGTGCTGCAGCGAAAGATGAACCTGTCCTCGAATTCGGCCTCCGTCGCGCACAAGGTATTGACGGCGGCATCGCCGCCAGCCGCGCAGCCTATATCGGTGGTTGCATCGGAACCTCCAATGTCCTAGCAGGCAAGTTATACGGCATCCCCGTCAGAGGCACCCACGCTCATTCATGGGTGATGTCCTTCGACGATGAACTCGAATCCTTCGATGCATACGCAAAAGCACTCCCCAATAATTGCGTTTTCCTCGTCGACACCTACGATACCATCCAAGGCATCAAAAATGCCATCATCATTGGGCACAAACTCCGCGATCGCGGCCATACCCTTGCAGGTGTCAGGCTGGATTCTGGCGACCTTGCATACCTCTCCATTGAAGCACGCAAACTTTTGGACGACGCAGGCTTTCCTGATGCTGCGATTGTCGCAAGCAATGATCTTGATGAGTTCATCATTGATAGCCTTAAACGTCAAGATGCAAAGATCAATGTCTGGGGCGTTGGCACCAAACTCGCCACGGCATATGACCAGCCCGCATTGGGCGGCGTTCTAAAGCTTTCCGCCATCCGGTTGCCCGGTCAAGATTGGCAATACAAAGTCAAACTCTCCGAGCAAACGACAAAAATATCAAACCCAGGTATTTTACAGGTACGCCGCTACCACGATCGTTCTGGCTTCATCGCCGACATGATCTACGACGAACAACTCGGCCCCGGTGATCTTCCAATCATTATTGATCCCAATGATCCCACTCGTAGAAAACGGATTACCACAAACCCGCCGTACGAAGACCTACTCGTCCCGGTCTTCCGCAAAGGCGAGCTTGTCTACGACCCCCCTTCCCTCTCTCGTATACGACAGCGCGTTCAAGCTCAAATCGGCTCACTTCACCCAACCATTCGCCGCTATATGAATCCTCATACATATCCTGCAGGACTCGAGCAGCGACTTCATCAACTTCGCACCGAACTTATCCTCAACGCTCGTGGCTATACCGAACCACCATCTAATCAATAA
- a CDS encoding potassium transporter Kup, producing MAGPDNNIPPDNGSEPDLSPQDAAFCTTKQSVWLLAISACGIVFGDIGTSPLYVMKACFSPDYGLELTPLNVLGILSLVFWSLIIVVSIKYILVLLSVDDDGEGGVFALLSLLRTKAHLTNPFTLKLLTIAAILGAALLYGDGVITPAISVISAVEGLEITTHGLHNYIVIIAVTILFLLFISQRFGIDRISFLFGPLMIIWFLSIGILGLRQIIQNPQILIAANPIHAYNFFIYAPITAFILLGVVVLCITGGEALYADLGQFNRASISLAWYLLVWPALILNYFGQGAILLADPTTIKNPFFALAPPTLLYPMISIATIAAIIASQAIITGAFSITKQAIHLDLLPRLKTLQTSHRIPGRIYLPQVNNLMMIISIIIVLAFQSSTALTGAYGIAVTAVMVLTTIIFTVTVTVIWKLPKAILFPVIAIFLFVDLSFFTANLIKFLTGGWLPILIAVIITIIMGTWWQGREVINKIRISKNEKLDHFSKRIAKEQPPRIKGTGVFFTTVPYRIPTSLNKIYQHIPVLHEKIVIISMIPLRQPRVERRHQVEIKIMGSNLWLVNGYFGYMQQPDTWRILTFACRQQIPVDLNTVTVFLYAEFLLPTGHSNLWRWQKTLFIWLYRNAHTLREYINIPTEQVIEIGDQTKI from the coding sequence ATGGCTGGACCCGACAACAACATTCCACCGGACAACGGCTCCGAGCCTGATCTATCACCTCAGGACGCTGCTTTCTGTACAACCAAGCAATCCGTCTGGCTTCTCGCCATCTCTGCCTGTGGCATCGTCTTCGGAGACATCGGCACCTCCCCACTCTACGTTATGAAAGCCTGCTTCTCACCCGACTACGGATTAGAGCTCACACCTCTAAACGTACTCGGCATCCTTTCGCTCGTCTTCTGGTCTCTCATCATTGTCGTTTCAATTAAATACATCCTCGTCCTTCTCAGTGTCGACGACGACGGTGAAGGCGGTGTCTTTGCACTCCTTTCCCTCCTTCGCACAAAAGCGCATCTCACGAACCCCTTCACACTCAAACTACTCACCATTGCCGCCATACTTGGAGCCGCCCTACTCTACGGCGATGGCGTCATCACACCCGCTATTTCCGTGATCTCCGCAGTCGAAGGTCTTGAAATCACGACCCACGGCCTGCACAACTACATCGTCATCATTGCCGTCACCATCCTCTTTCTTCTCTTCATTTCTCAACGTTTCGGCATCGACCGTATCAGCTTTCTTTTCGGGCCATTGATGATTATCTGGTTTTTATCTATCGGTATATTAGGCCTGCGTCAGATCATTCAAAACCCACAAATCCTTATCGCAGCCAACCCAATCCATGCCTATAACTTCTTTATCTATGCCCCAATCACCGCATTCATTCTCCTCGGCGTGGTCGTCCTATGCATCACCGGCGGCGAAGCCCTCTACGCCGACCTCGGCCAATTCAATCGCGCATCCATCTCACTTGCATGGTATCTTCTCGTTTGGCCTGCACTTATACTCAACTACTTCGGCCAAGGCGCGATCCTGCTCGCAGATCCAACCACCATTAAAAATCCATTCTTCGCTCTCGCACCACCCACACTTCTCTATCCGATGATTAGCATTGCAACAATTGCTGCCATTATCGCTTCACAAGCAATCATCACCGGCGCCTTTTCTATTACCAAGCAAGCCATCCATCTCGACCTCCTCCCGCGACTAAAAACCCTACAAACCTCGCACAGAATCCCTGGCCGCATTTATCTACCGCAAGTCAACAATCTCATGATGATCATCTCCATCATCATCGTCCTTGCCTTTCAATCATCCACCGCACTCACCGGCGCCTACGGCATCGCCGTTACCGCCGTCATGGTTCTCACCACCATTATCTTCACCGTCACCGTCACCGTCATCTGGAAATTGCCCAAAGCTATCCTCTTCCCCGTCATTGCGATCTTCCTCTTCGTCGATCTCTCATTCTTTACCGCCAATCTAATCAAATTCCTCACCGGAGGCTGGCTCCCCATTCTCATCGCCGTCATCATCACCATCATCATGGGCACATGGTGGCAAGGTCGCGAAGTTATAAATAAAATCCGTATCTCGAAAAACGAAAAACTCGACCATTTCTCCAAACGTATCGCCAAAGAGCAACCCCCACGTATTAAAGGCACAGGCGTATTCTTCACCACAGTACCATACCGTATCCCCACATCACTCAATAAAATCTATCAACATATACCGGTATTACATGAAAAGATCGTCATCATTTCCATGATTCCATTGCGTCAACCGCGCGTTGAACGTCGCCACCAAGTTGAGATCAAAATCATGGGGTCTAATTTATGGTTAGTCAATGGTTACTTTGGCTACATGCAACAGCCCGACACCTGGCGCATCCTCACCTTCGCATGCCGGCAACAGATCCCCGTCGACCTCAACACCGTCACTGTTTTCCTCTACGCAGAATTTCTCCTACCCACCGGCCATTCCAATCTTTGGCGATGGCAAAAAACCCTTTTTATCTGGCTATATCGTAACGCACACACACTTCGCGAGTACATCAACATACCCACTGAGCAAGTGATAGAGATCGGCGACCAAACAAAAATATAA
- a CDS encoding LptE family protein codes for MNNFSKHKHLATLLILTTLILLTSGCGLGYVAHDTYPVEYRTVAVPIFENRTFWNSSLYTGVEADLAEALAKEMESRTPYKVASPATADTIIQGTITNFAQRVITRKREGNVPEQMQITLTINFEWKDLRTQQTIIDRKGYQAIGRYTPTQPVSELIQIGQHQAIQRMASQIVDSMRTNW; via the coding sequence GTGAACAACTTCAGCAAACACAAACACCTCGCCACACTCCTTATCCTCACCACGCTCATCCTTCTTACATCTGGCTGCGGCCTCGGCTACGTCGCCCACGACACCTATCCCGTAGAGTACCGCACCGTCGCCGTACCTATCTTCGAAAACCGAACCTTCTGGAACTCATCACTATACACCGGCGTCGAAGCAGACCTCGCCGAAGCACTCGCCAAGGAAATGGAGTCTCGCACCCCCTACAAAGTCGCGTCACCCGCAACTGCCGACACAATCATTCAAGGCACAATTACCAACTTCGCACAACGCGTCATTACCCGTAAACGCGAAGGCAACGTCCCTGAGCAGATGCAAATCACACTCACCATCAATTTCGAGTGGAAAGACCTTCGTACCCAGCAAACAATCATTGACCGCAAAGGCTACCAAGCCATCGGCCGATACACCCCCACACAGCCCGTCTCAGAACTGATCCAAATCGGGCAGCACCAGGCAATCCAACGCATGGCCTCGCAAATCGTCGACAGCATGCGAACCAATTGGTAA
- the bamD gene encoding outer membrane protein assembly factor BamD: MPSMQPSINSPRHMRLSITIILFSLLFVSPLTHAQEEYELSGNQWQKLATFPPNSPEGKLQAIRKLIAEQKFREAQDKAKSWISQYPDNPNLVEAYLLRGDSLTGREYYYQALYDYERVINDFPASEQFHTALEREFQIGKLFLNGIKRRLFSLPIIPADTEGEELLIRIQERAPGSSLGEQASLYLADYFYDIGDMKDAAEGYDLFLANYSNSTQREWALLRLIHASLARFKGPEYDPAGLIEAQTRLLVFEEEYPASAERIGAKSLLVRINESLALKDLVAANWYARRHSNVSAAYIYRRIIDDYPLTTAAQLALTKLSKLDVPDKIKLQHVGQTLPEYQEIEEAPLKDDTINRELQSERTPPSDKAERDEQIMQREFLERGQDPQAEESGDFKPTPNPEFNEAPNQPD, encoded by the coding sequence ATGCCTTCCATGCAACCAAGCATAAACTCACCCCGACACATGCGTCTCAGCATCACAATCATCCTCTTTTCTCTCCTCTTCGTTTCACCACTCACCCACGCTCAGGAAGAATACGAACTCTCCGGCAACCAATGGCAAAAACTCGCAACATTCCCCCCAAACTCCCCCGAAGGCAAGCTCCAAGCCATACGCAAACTCATCGCAGAACAAAAATTCCGCGAAGCACAAGACAAAGCTAAATCTTGGATCAGCCAATACCCCGACAACCCCAATCTCGTTGAAGCTTACCTCCTCCGTGGCGACTCACTCACCGGACGCGAATACTACTACCAAGCACTCTACGACTACGAGCGAGTCATCAACGACTTCCCAGCTTCCGAACAATTCCACACCGCTCTCGAACGCGAATTCCAAATCGGCAAACTCTTCCTCAACGGCATCAAACGCCGACTCTTCTCACTCCCCATCATCCCCGCCGATACCGAAGGCGAAGAACTCCTCATCCGCATTCAAGAACGCGCCCCCGGCTCATCCCTCGGCGAACAAGCCTCTCTCTACCTCGCTGATTACTTCTACGACATCGGCGACATGAAAGACGCTGCCGAAGGCTACGACCTCTTCCTCGCAAATTACTCCAACTCAACACAACGTGAATGGGCACTCCTCCGCCTCATCCACGCATCACTCGCCCGTTTCAAAGGCCCGGAATACGACCCCGCCGGCCTCATCGAAGCACAAACACGCCTCCTCGTCTTCGAAGAAGAATACCCCGCATCCGCCGAACGCATCGGCGCTAAATCACTCCTCGTCCGTATCAACGAATCACTCGCACTTAAAGACCTCGTTGCCGCCAACTGGTACGCACGCCGCCACAGCAACGTCTCTGCCGCATACATCTACCGGCGCATCATCGACGATTACCCACTAACCACCGCCGCACAACTCGCGCTCACTAAACTCTCTAAGCTCGATGTCCCCGACAAAATCAAACTACAGCACGTTGGCCAAACGCTTCCCGAATACCAGGAAATCGAAGAAGCACCACTCAAGGATGACACCATCAACCGTGAGCTTCAATCCGAACGCACACCACCATCCGACAAAGCCGAACGCGACGAGCAAATCATGCAACGCGAATTCCTCGAACGTGGCCAAGACCCACAAGCCGAAGAGTCCGGCGACTTCAAGCCCACACCCAACCCCGAATTCAATGAAGCCCCGAACCAACCCGACTAA
- a CDS encoding metal-dependent transcriptional regulator: MPSSTVENYLKELYAMQLKCEGDLVPLGKLAEAVGVTAGTATIMIKRLAKNGLVNYESRTGANLTPEGERKALNVLRRHRLVELFLVEVVKLDWSEVHEEAEILEHAISDHLLQKIDDMLGNPTHDPHGDPIPAATGEIVKRRLISLADSQLGPATIARISDHSPQFLQFIDEQSLTPGSNLEIINRNDIAETITLSVNKKQFQLGINAAEKIFVLDEST, encoded by the coding sequence ATGCCCTCCAGCACCGTCGAAAATTACCTCAAAGAACTCTACGCCATGCAACTCAAATGTGAAGGAGATCTTGTCCCACTCGGAAAGCTCGCTGAAGCTGTGGGTGTCACTGCTGGTACCGCAACCATCATGATCAAGCGTCTAGCAAAGAACGGCCTCGTAAACTACGAATCCCGAACCGGAGCGAACCTAACTCCCGAAGGCGAACGCAAAGCACTCAATGTGCTACGTCGACACAGGCTTGTCGAGCTTTTCCTTGTAGAAGTTGTCAAGCTCGACTGGAGCGAGGTCCACGAGGAAGCCGAAATCCTTGAGCACGCTATCTCAGATCACCTACTCCAAAAAATCGACGACATGCTCGGCAACCCCACCCACGATCCTCACGGCGACCCTATCCCTGCAGCAACAGGCGAAATCGTCAAGCGGCGTCTGATAAGCCTCGCCGATTCACAACTCGGCCCTGCCACGATCGCACGCATCTCCGATCACTCCCCACAATTCCTGCAGTTCATCGATGAACAATCACTGACTCCCGGCTCCAACCTTGAGATCATCAACCGCAACGATATCGCCGAAACCATCACATTATCAGTCAATAAAAAACAATTCCAACTCGGCATCAACGCAGCAGAAAAAATCTTTGTTCTAGACGAATCAACATAA
- the pncA gene encoding bifunctional nicotinamidase/pyrazinamidase encodes MKAIILVDIQNDFCPGGSLAVPEGDLIIPIANNLIPCFQHVIATKDWHPVDHQSFASQHPNQQIGDLINLHGLPQTLWPEHCIQGTAGSDFHPNLNTSAITHITHKGTDPTIDSYSAFFDNGKRKQTDLHEYLQSHNIKDLYILGLATDYCVKSTVLDALSLGYNTHVIGDGIRGVNLKPNDSQQAIQDMTKSGAICIKSSQLIQSFSQ; translated from the coding sequence ATGAAAGCCATCATCCTCGTCGATATCCAAAACGATTTCTGCCCCGGCGGCTCACTAGCTGTCCCTGAAGGCGATCTTATTATCCCGATCGCCAACAACCTCATCCCTTGTTTCCAGCACGTCATCGCAACGAAAGATTGGCATCCTGTCGATCACCAATCTTTCGCATCGCAACACCCTAATCAACAAATAGGCGACCTCATCAATCTCCACGGACTCCCCCAAACCCTCTGGCCCGAACACTGTATTCAGGGAACTGCAGGCTCAGATTTCCACCCAAATCTCAACACTTCGGCTATTACCCATATAACTCACAAAGGCACCGACCCAACGATCGACAGCTATTCTGCATTCTTCGACAACGGCAAACGCAAACAGACAGACCTTCACGAGTATCTACAATCCCACAACATTAAAGATCTATATATCCTTGGCCTAGCGACAGATTACTGCGTCAAATCCACGGTACTCGACGCGCTCTCCCTCGGCTACAATACGCATGTCATCGGCGATGGTATCCGCGGCGTCAACCTAAAACCCAATGATTCCCAGCAAGCCATACAAGACATGACCAAATCCGGTGCAATCTGTATAAAGTCTTCACAACTAATTCAATCCTTTAGCCAATAA
- a CDS encoding PepSY domain-containing protein has protein sequence MPTTIRQATKKTQKPRKRIGRQKWMWLHTAISSFFLPAAMIFLITGSLLPFHIRGSSHSQTHDILFDTPIGETNSDKLAALENQLSKQSLSHIWGTVKFNKSSVIWIDTSKTVRLKILDAGLAGELKVTQYSFFQRLIRFHFALSPPVKLFAVALSIAAALIFLTGVVLALQVPSLRKTTIRWTLIGFICTLILFIFA, from the coding sequence ATGCCCACAACCATTCGTCAAGCAACCAAGAAAACGCAAAAACCCAGAAAACGCATCGGTCGCCAAAAATGGATGTGGCTGCACACCGCGATTTCATCTTTCTTCCTCCCCGCTGCAATGATCTTTCTCATCACAGGCTCATTGCTCCCATTCCACATCCGTGGCTCATCTCATAGCCAAACACACGACATACTCTTTGATACACCGATCGGCGAAACCAATTCTGATAAGCTTGCTGCACTCGAAAACCAACTCAGTAAACAATCTCTGAGCCACATATGGGGGACCGTCAAATTTAATAAGAGCAGCGTCATATGGATCGACACAAGCAAAACAGTACGACTGAAGATTCTTGATGCTGGCCTAGCCGGTGAACTAAAAGTCACCCAGTACTCATTTTTTCAACGCCTTATCCGTTTTCATTTCGCGTTATCGCCACCAGTCAAGCTATTTGCGGTCGCTCTATCGATCGCTGCCGCACTGATTTTCCTGACCGGCGTCGTTCTTGCCCTGCAAGTGCCCTCATTGCGTAAAACCACCATCCGATGGACTTTGATAGGCTTTATTTGCACCCTCATTCTCTTCATTTTTGCCTAG
- a CDS encoding NUDIX hydrolase: protein MNHEQEHSILWSGDYFRVIKRGTWEIAQRHHCSGVVGIIPITNDNEVILVEQYREPLRKNVIEFSAGLVGDESGSEHESLKKAAQRELLEETGYKAVDWTYLGNGPTSAGLTNETIHYFLATKLKQINHGGGIDNESITVHHIPFHELNSWLASQESNGKILDIKIYAGLYWLNCHFK, encoded by the coding sequence ATGAACCACGAACAAGAACACAGCATCCTCTGGTCCGGCGATTACTTTCGAGTCATCAAACGTGGCACATGGGAAATCGCTCAACGTCATCACTGCTCAGGTGTTGTCGGCATTATCCCGATCACCAACGACAACGAAGTTATTCTTGTCGAGCAATACCGCGAACCGCTCCGCAAAAATGTCATCGAATTTTCCGCCGGACTCGTTGGTGATGAATCCGGCTCAGAACACGAATCACTCAAAAAAGCAGCGCAACGCGAACTACTCGAAGAAACTGGCTACAAAGCAGTCGATTGGACATACCTCGGCAACGGCCCCACATCTGCTGGCCTCACAAACGAAACTATCCACTATTTCCTCGCGACTAAACTCAAGCAAATTAACCATGGCGGCGGTATCGACAACGAGAGCATTACCGTCCATCACATCCCATTCCATGAACTCAACTCATGGCTCGCATCTCAAGAATCAAACGGTAAAATACTTGACATCAAAATCTACGCCGGACTCTATTGGCTTAACTGCCATTTCAAATAA
- the ftsH gene encoding ATP-dependent zinc metalloprotease FtsH yields MSYQQDPNNDSENKDQKDQNESQDSNENRPQGENGQGGPGGPKPPTVFSRSSLAWIVLAGLVVALLITLSSGSGNGMPIAWNEFQNYAKQGAFEPGSITVDDSNISAKFKPGATGLPQGLTPNSRVTVKSVSTFQLTSYTEKLDDLGIVYKNEPSNHLLTSLLISWGPLILIAFLIYFFIFRSIRAAGGGPGGMLGQFGRSKAKMLNKEHSKIRLTDVAGIDEAKDEVSEIVEFLKNPKKFQRLGGRVPRGVLLMGNPGCGKTLLAKAVAGEADVPFFSISGSDFVEMFVGVGASRVRDLFKQAKENSPCIIFLDEIDAVGRRRGTGFNSGGHDEREQTLNAILVEMDGFESNDQVIVMAATNRSDVLDPALTRPGRFDRQIVVPMPDLPGRFEILKVHAKKIKMGPNVDLEKLARGTPMFSGADLEAIINEAAISATLLNKDFVEQDDLEEARDKVKWGRARKSAKIEEDERRVVAYHEAGHAVITHFDPDADPVHKVTIIPRGQSLGTTHMLPEKDKHLYSRKQLLAMMRVSYGGRIGELKYTGDMYNGTAGDIRQASNIARSMVTEFGMSEKAGFFLYAPTENDNPWEHGDSFSNETNKLVDDEIRDLINTTYKQAEQIIEDHAQQVEDLAQALLKYETLNSEEVQLLMDGKKLEKATVADILAAEAKNKKAEEEKEKQDAAETQSDTDPDTPSTGEPATA; encoded by the coding sequence ATGTCCTACCAACAGGACCCCAATAACGATTCGGAAAACAAAGATCAGAAAGATCAGAACGAATCACAAGATAGCAATGAAAACCGCCCGCAAGGCGAAAACGGACAAGGCGGCCCCGGCGGCCCAAAACCTCCCACAGTTTTCTCACGCTCATCTCTCGCATGGATCGTCCTCGCCGGCCTCGTCGTCGCACTCCTCATCACACTCTCCTCAGGCAGCGGCAACGGCATGCCCATCGCATGGAACGAATTCCAAAACTACGCCAAACAAGGTGCTTTTGAGCCCGGCTCCATCACCGTCGATGACTCAAACATCTCCGCAAAATTTAAACCCGGCGCTACAGGCCTCCCGCAAGGCCTCACCCCCAACTCTCGCGTCACCGTCAAATCCGTCTCCACATTCCAACTCACTTCCTACACTGAAAAACTCGACGATCTTGGCATCGTCTATAAAAATGAACCCTCAAACCACCTCCTAACCTCACTACTCATCTCGTGGGGCCCGCTCATCCTCATCGCTTTCCTCATCTACTTCTTCATCTTCCGCTCCATCCGCGCCGCTGGCGGTGGCCCCGGCGGAATGCTCGGACAATTCGGCCGATCCAAAGCCAAAATGCTCAACAAAGAGCATTCCAAAATCCGGCTCACTGATGTTGCTGGCATCGACGAAGCCAAAGACGAAGTCTCTGAGATTGTCGAATTCCTCAAAAATCCCAAGAAATTCCAACGCCTCGGCGGCCGTGTCCCACGCGGCGTACTCCTCATGGGTAATCCCGGCTGCGGTAAAACGCTTCTCGCAAAAGCGGTCGCCGGCGAAGCCGATGTCCCATTCTTTTCCATCTCTGGCTCTGACTTCGTCGAAATGTTCGTCGGCGTTGGCGCCTCACGAGTACGCGACCTCTTCAAGCAAGCCAAAGAAAACTCACCCTGCATCATCTTCCTCGACGAGATCGACGCCGTCGGCCGTCGCCGTGGCACCGGCTTCAACTCCGGCGGACACGATGAACGCGAGCAAACACTCAACGCCATCCTCGTAGAAATGGACGGCTTCGAATCAAACGATCAAGTCATCGTCATGGCTGCCACAAACCGTTCCGACGTCCTCGACCCGGCCCTCACGCGGCCCGGCCGTTTTGACCGTCAGATCGTCGTCCCCATGCCCGACCTTCCCGGCCGCTTTGAGATCCTCAAAGTACACGCCAAGAAAATCAAGATGGGCCCCAACGTCGATCTCGAAAAACTCGCACGCGGCACACCCATGTTCTCAGGCGCCGACCTCGAAGCCATCATCAACGAAGCCGCAATCAGCGCCACCCTCCTCAACAAAGACTTCGTCGAGCAAGACGACCTCGAAGAAGCACGCGACAAAGTCAAATGGGGTCGTGCACGTAAGTCCGCCAAAATCGAAGAAGATGAACGCCGCGTCGTCGCCTACCACGAAGCCGGCCACGCCGTCATCACACACTTCGACCCCGACGCTGACCCCGTCCATAAAGTCACCATCATCCCACGCGGCCAATCCCTCGGCACCACGCACATGCTCCCCGAAAAAGACAAACACCTTTACTCACGCAAGCAGCTCCTCGCCATGATGCGCGTCTCCTATGGCGGACGCATCGGCGAACTCAAATACACCGGCGACATGTACAACGGCACCGCCGGCGACATCCGCCAAGCATCAAACATCGCCCGCTCAATGGTCACCGAATTCGGTATGTCCGAAAAAGCCGGCTTCTTCCTCTACGCCCCAACCGAAAACGACAACCCCTGGGAGCACGGCGACTCCTTCTCCAACGAAACCAACAAACTCGTTGACGATGAAATCCGCGACCTCATCAACACAACCTACAAACAAGCCGAACAGATCATCGAAGATCACGCACAGCAAGTCGAAGACCTTGCCCAAGCGCTCCTCAAATACGAAACCCTCAACTCCGAAGAAGTCCAACTCCTCATGGACGGTAAAAAGCTTGAAAAAGCAACCGTTGCCGACATCCTCGCCGCAGAAGCTAAAAACAAAAAAGCCGAAGAGGAAAAGGAAAAACAAGACGCCGCAGAAACACAATCTGACACAGACCCGGACACACCTTCAACAGGTGAACCTGCGACCGCCTAA